The following proteins come from a genomic window of Populus alba chromosome 12, ASM523922v2, whole genome shotgun sequence:
- the LOC118029029 gene encoding uncharacterized protein has translation MKRKQIKNMANISFRLCGSETNTNADADADADEQALTIDPYFPLFSSSLHDDPFLRQPEPTHFNIHSLDHQDDDAASDPESVILNFPDLSDRENQVSFVMDLFQQRVEQSQLLCQDVDEDDDVVCSHLVYDSLKDSDFGVIENSIYNLELDLGLGFGLDSQENSGLQNIDANYNDNDNDVVYNDSNVIIDDDDDDYFIERRVSGIESCEAESTVSIHANAIRVDGFGSDSDSENNQNSLAIDLNSGDEYGLDVTVGNGSFGDGADYDDDDVSVTIPLCWDSLQLEDHRENNEDFEWEEVDGRVEEREVLSMFIDDDEASVSLSISPLIAAPEDLVNVERGGLDNLEWQVLLNANNLDHDHNSEPYLGGHDDYIYTGEYETLFGQFMENENAMMGRPPAAKSVVEKLPSMVLTKADVESNNAVCAVCKDDINVGERVKQLPCMHRYHGECIVPWLGIRNTCPVCRYELPTDDADYERRKVAERPASAGHRL, from the coding sequence atgaaaagaaaacaaattaagaatatGGCAAATATCTCCTTCCGTCTCTGCGGTTCCGAAACCAACACCAACGCCGACGCCGACGCCGACGCCGACGAACAAGCCCTAACCATAGACCCTTATTTCCCACTCTTCTCGTCCTCTCTCCACGATGATCCCTTCCTTCGTCAACCCGAACCAACCCATTTCAACATCCACTCTCTGGATCACCAAGACGACGACGCCGCTTCAGATCCTGAATCAGTTATCCTCAACTTTCCTGATCTCTCAGACCGCGAGAACCAGGTCAGTTTCGTTATGGATTTGTTTCAACAACGTGTCGAGCAGTCCCAACTACTTTGTCAAGATGTTGATGAGGACGACGATGTTGTTTGTTCCCATTTGGTCTACGATTCGCTTAAAGATTCAGATTTCGGTGTTATTGAGAACTCTATATACAATTTAGAGCTTGATTTGGGATTAGGATTTGGTTTAGATAGTCAAGAGAATTCTGGGTTACAAAATATAGACGctaattataatgataatgataacgATGTTGTTTATAATGATAGTAATGTTATTAttgacgatgatgatgatgattactTTATTGAGAGAAGGGTTTCTGGAATTGAATCATGTGAGGCTGAGTCTACTGTCAGTATTCATGCCAATGCAATCAGGGTTGATGGGTTCGGGTCTGATTCGGATTCTGAGAATAACCAGAATTCTTTAGCTATTGATTTAAATTCTGGGGATGAGTATGGTTTGGATGTGACTGTAGGGAATGGAAGTTTTGGTGATGGTGCCGactatgatgatgatgatgtcagTGTTACAATTCCGCTTTGTTGGGATTCGCTTCAATTGGAGGATCATAGGGAAAACAATGAGGATTTTGAGTGGGAGGAAGTGGATGGTCGTGTTGAGGAGAGAGAGGTTCTAAGTATgtttattgatgatgatgaggcatctgtttcactttCCATTTCACCTCTTATTGCCGCTCCTGAGGATCTAGTCAATGTAGAGAGAGGAGGATTGGATAATTTGGAGTGGCAGGTTTTATTGAATGCCAACAACTTGGACCATGACCATAATTCTGAGCCTTATTTGGGTGGTCATGATGATTATATTTATACAGGAGAGTATGAGACTTTGTTTGGTCAATTCATGGAGAATGAGAATGCAATGATGGGTCGGCCTCCTGCGGCAAAGTCTGTTGTTGAGAAACTTCCATCTATGGTTTTGACGAAAGCGGATGTGGAGAGTAATAATGCAGTTTGTGCGGTTTGCAAGGATGATATAAATGTGGGGGAGAGAGTGAAACAGTTGCCTTGCATGCACCGTTATCATGGTGAATGCATTGTGCCATGGCTGGGGATTAGGAATACTTGTCCTGTTTGTCGGTATGAGTTGCCAACGGATGATGCAGATTATGAGCGAAGAAAGGTGGCAGAAAGACCTGCTTCTGCTGGTCATCGTCTTTGA